Within Quadrisphaera sp. DSM 44207, the genomic segment TTCGTCATCAAGGCGGTGGCGGCCGCCGCCGAGCGTGGCGCCTCCCTGGAGGAGGTCGTCGAGGTCGGCAGGAGGGTCAACGCCGTCACGCGCACCATGGGCCTCGCGCTCAGCTCCTGCACGCCGCCGGCGAAGGGCTCCCCCCTGTTCGAGATCGGGGAGGACGAGATGGAGGTCGGCATCGGCATCCACGGCGAGCCCGGCCGCAGCCGTGAGGGGGTCACCGACGCCAACGGGGTCGTCGACCTCCTGCTCACCCCGGTCGTGGAGGACCTGCCCTTCGCCGAGGGCGACCGGGTCGCCCTGATGGTCAACGGGCTCGGCGGCACGCCGATCAGCGAGCTGTACCTGCTCTACGGCATCGCCCACCAGCGCCTCGCCGACCGCGGCGTCGCGGTCGGGCGCAGCTACGTGGGCGAGTACTGCACCTCCCTGGAGATGGCCGGCGCGTCCCTGACGCTGGTGCGCCTGGACGACGAGGTCGAGGAGCTCCTCGCGGCGCCCGCGGAGGTCCCGGTCCGGGTGTTCTGACGGGTCCGCGCGCGGTCAGCCGCGCAGGGCGCGCAGCGCCGCGAGGATGCGCTTCTCCGAGACCGGGGACGGCGTGCCGAGGGTCTGCGCGAACAGGCTGATCCGCAGCTCCTCGAGCATCCACCGCACCGCGCGCACGTCCTCGCCCGACCGGCGCGCCGGCGGCAGCGCCGCGAGGGTGCGCTCGTGCTCCTGGGTCATCCGCTGCACCACGCCGGTGCGGTCCCGGTCGCGCACGCGGTCGCGCGGCAGCGCGTCGAGGCGGCGGGAGATGCCGTGCAGGTAGCGCAGCAGGTCCGGCAGGCGCTGCAGGCCGGTCTCGGCGACGAAGCCGGGGTGCACGAGCCCGTCCAGCTGGGCCCGGGCGTCGGTCAGGGAGGGCAGCAGCGCCAGGTCCGCCGTCCCCTCCAGGCGCCGGCGCACGTCCGCGGCCGTCGCCAGCACGCGCCGGACGACGCCGAGGGCCTGCGCGGCGGTCGGCACCAGGCGCGGGCGCACGGCGGCGACCACCGCGTCGAAGGCGGCGCGGGTGCGCACGTCGCCGCCGCCGCTGCCGCTGTGCTCGGCGACGAGGGCGTCCACGGCGGCGGCCGCGACGTCGTCCAGCAGCGCCTCCACCCCGCCCGGCGCGGTGGCCAGGGCGAGCTTGTCGGCGTTGGAGAGCCCGTCGAGCACCGCCCGGGCGGGCGAGGGCAGCGCGGCGCGCACCAGGGCCCGCACGCCCGCCGGGTGGGCGGCCACCTGCTCCGCCGGCGTCGCCAGCACCCGCAGCGCCACCGCCGCGCGCCCGCCGGTGCTGCTGGTGCCGCCGTCCTCGACGACCAGCGCGGGGTGGCCGACGACGGGGCGCCCGTCGGGGCCGACCCGCTCCACGGTCTGCGGGATCGGGTCGACGTCCGGCCACCGCGTCAGGCCCGTGCGCTCCAGGGCGTCCCCGGCCCGGGCGACCGCCCGCGAGACCGCCGAGCGCGTCTGCCCGCGCAGCCGGGCCCGCAACCCCTCGAGGTCCTTCCCCGACGCCACCACCCGCCCGCGCTCGTCCTCGATCGCGAAGGTCGGGCGCAGGTGCGCGGGCACGGCGTCCGGTGACCACGCCTCGCGCGGCACCACGACGCCGCGCCGGGCGCGCAGCAGCTCGCCCAGCGCCTCGACGAGCGGCTGGCGCGGCGGCGTGCGCGGCAGCGCCGCCAGCAGCGCGCGGGCGGTGTCGGGCACGGGCACCAGCTGCACCCGCAGCGGCTTGGGCAGGCCCCGCAGCAGCGCGGTGACGAGCTCGAGGCGGAACCCGGGCACCTGCCAGTCCAGGCCCGCGCTGGAGACCTGGTTGAGCACGGCCAGCGGCACGTGCACGCTCACCCCGTCGTCCGGCGCGCCCGGCTCGAAGCGGTACGTCAGGTCCAGCACGAGGTCGCCCTCGCGCCAGTGCAGCGGGAAGTCCTCCTCGGCCACCGGCGCCGCCTCGTCGCGCACGAGCGCGGCGGGGTCGAAGACCAGCAGGTCCGGGCGCCGGCGCCGCTCGGCCTTCCACCAGGCGTCGAAGTGGCGCGCGGAGACGACGTCCTGCGGGACGCGCGCGTCGTAGAAGGCGAACAGCGTCTCGTCGTCGACGAGCAGGTCGCGCCGCCGCGTGCGCGCCTGCAGCTCCTCGACCTCCTCGAGCAGCTCGCGGTTGCGCGCCAGGAAGCGGTGGTGCGACGTCCAGTCGCCCTCGACGAGGGCCCGGCGGATGAACAGCTCCCGCGACAGCTGCGGGTCGATGCGCCCGTAGCCGACCGTGCGGCCCGTCACCACCGGCAGCCCGTAGAGGGTGACGCGCTCGGTGGCCACGACCGCGCCGCGCTTGCGCTCCCAGCGCGGCTCGCTGTGCTGCCGCTTGACCAGGTGCCCGGCCAGCTGCTCCACCCACAGGGGGTCGATGCGCGCCGTCGTCCGGGCCCACAGCCGCGAGGTCTCCACCAGCTCGCCGGCGACCACCCACGCCGGCGGCCTCTTCGCCAGCACCGAGCCGGGGCTGAGGGCGAACCGGGCGCCGCGGGCGCCGAGGAACTCCTGCGGCCGCGACGTCGAGGCGGTGTCCTTCAGGCCCACGTGCGAGAGCAGGCCCGCGAGCAGGGCCTGGTGGACGGCGTCGCGCACCGCCTCCAGCTCCTCCCCGGTGCGCACCGGGGCGCCGCCGGAGGTGCCGGTGCCCAGCCCCAGGGTCTTCGTCACCCGGCGCAGCTGGGCGTGCAGGTCCTGCCACTCGCGGATGCGCAGGAAGTGGAGGAACTCCGCGCGGCACGCGCGCCGGAAGGCGCTGGAGGACAGCTCGCGCTGCTGGGTGCGCAGGTGGTCCCACAGCGCCACGTGCCCGAGGAAGTCGCTGCCCTCCACGGCGAAGCGGCGGTGCGAGGCCGCGGCGGCCTCCTGCGCGTCCGCCGGGCGCTCGCGCACGTCCTGCACCGACATCGCCGCGACGACCACGAGGACCTCGGGCAGCACGCCGAGCCCGTCGGCCGCCAGCAGCATGCGCGCCAGCCGCGGGT encodes:
- the dhaK gene encoding dihydroxyacetone kinase subunit DhaK, which translates into the protein MKKFVNDPKQFVPEMLRGLALANPDTLRYVPEHNLIHRADAPVQGKVSIIQGSGSGHEPAHVMIVGRGMLDAACPGDVFAAPPMDYVYETAKLMATDAGVLLLVNNYTGDRMAFDMAREMVEAEGIKVATLVVDDDVAVKDSTYTVGRRGVAGNFFVIKAVAAAAERGASLEEVVEVGRRVNAVTRTMGLALSSCTPPAKGSPLFEIGEDEMEVGIGIHGEPGRSREGVTDANGVVDLLLTPVVEDLPFAEGDRVALMVNGLGGTPISELYLLYGIAHQRLADRGVAVGRSYVGEYCTSLEMAGASLTLVRLDDEVEELLAAPAEVPVRVF
- the hrpA gene encoding ATP-dependent RNA helicase HrpA; amino-acid sequence: MDTASAVDLAPPLDARALVQRLEGVMLRDEQRLRRRLDALHRTRDPRERERALASVAAAVAASEEQVARRRASVPAIRYPEQLPVSQRRDGLAAAIRDHQVVVVAGETGSGKTTQLPKICLELGRGVRGMVGHTQPRRIAARSVAERVAEELGTRVGGAVGYAVRFTDEVGPDSLVKLMTDGILLAEVQRDRDLRAYDTIVVDEAHERSLTIDFLLGYLHRLLPRRPDLKLVVTSATIEPARFAEHFAAVAGEVPVVEVSGRTYPVQVRYRPLVEEVPTAATASSGSSDADDDADDDAEDPDHDRPATTVVRDQVEAVVDAVQELAAEGPGDVLVFLSGEREIRDTADALGGAALRGTEVLPLYGRLSAAEQHRVFAPHTGRRVVLSTNVAETSLTVPGIRYVVDAGTARTSRYSLRTKVQRLPIEPISQASADQRAGRCGRVAEGVAIRLYSEEDYLSRPRYTEPEVQRTNLASVILQMTSLGLGEVESFPFLDPPDRRQVRDGVALLHELGALDPARTDPRERLTETGRRIAQIPLDPRLARMLLAADGLGVLPEVLVVVAAMSVQDVRERPADAQEAAAASHRRFAVEGSDFLGHVALWDHLRTQQRELSSSAFRRACRAEFLHFLRIREWQDLHAQLRRVTKTLGLGTGTSGGAPVRTGEELEAVRDAVHQALLAGLLSHVGLKDTASTSRPQEFLGARGARFALSPGSVLAKRPPAWVVAGELVETSRLWARTTARIDPLWVEQLAGHLVKRQHSEPRWERKRGAVVATERVTLYGLPVVTGRTVGYGRIDPQLSRELFIRRALVEGDWTSHHRFLARNRELLEEVEELQARTRRRDLLVDDETLFAFYDARVPQDVVSARHFDAWWKAERRRRPDLLVFDPAALVRDEAAPVAEEDFPLHWREGDLVLDLTYRFEPGAPDDGVSVHVPLAVLNQVSSAGLDWQVPGFRLELVTALLRGLPKPLRVQLVPVPDTARALLAALPRTPPRQPLVEALGELLRARRGVVVPREAWSPDAVPAHLRPTFAIEDERGRVVASGKDLEGLRARLRGQTRSAVSRAVARAGDALERTGLTRWPDVDPIPQTVERVGPDGRPVVGHPALVVEDGGTSSTGGRAAVALRVLATPAEQVAAHPAGVRALVRAALPSPARAVLDGLSNADKLALATAPGGVEALLDDVAAAAVDALVAEHSGSGGGDVRTRAAFDAVVAAVRPRLVPTAAQALGVVRRVLATAADVRRRLEGTADLALLPSLTDARAQLDGLVHPGFVAETGLQRLPDLLRYLHGISRRLDALPRDRVRDRDRTGVVQRMTQEHERTLAALPPARRSGEDVRAVRWMLEELRISLFAQTLGTPSPVSEKRILAALRALRG